GTTTCTTGTGATCGGCATCTTTGCCACCTTCCTTATTCATGCGATCACGGGCGGGCTTAAGCTGGCCGGAGCGGATCTGGATACGCCTAAGGCCGTTTCGTGGATATGCGTTGGTTTTATCATAATGCACGTTATAGTAACCGTTATACTGACCTTTCAGACCTTGGAAGCGCGGCGAAAATCCAGCGCGGGGTATTTCAAGGACAATATTCTTTTTTGGGTGCGCAGGATCAGCGGGTTTGCCGTTCTTATTCCGCTTGTGATGCATATTGCGATCTTTAGGTCATCCAATGCAGACGCATACCGGCTTCAGGTATTTACAACGGGAAGAATGATATCACAGATCCTGCTCGTTGCAACGCTCGCATTGCATATTCTTACGAATATCAGACCGCTTATGATCTCTTTGGGGATCAGAGATACAAAATCGTTTGCCGCAGATTTTCTGCTTATTCTCTCGATATTGTTGCTCCTGTTTGCGGCGGCGTTTGCAATTTATTATCTTCGCTGGGCGGCGTATTGAGGGAATTACCATGAACAATGACAAAACAGTAAATGTCGTAGGCGCGGGGCTTTCGGGCCTTTCAGCCGCGATAACTCTTGCCAAGAACCGGGTCAAATGCAATCTCATCTCAGTGCAGCCGTCGGAACGGGCGCAGTCTGTTCTGGCGGAAGGCGGGATCAATGCTGCTTTGGATACTATGGGAGAGAATGACACAACAGAAGAACACTTTGCCGACACGATGCGCGGCGGCGTTTTTCTGGAATCCGAAAGCGCTGTCCGCAACTTGACTGAAAATGCTCCTGCGGTCGTGCGTGAGCTGGTGCGCATAGGCGTGCCTTTTCAAAGCAAAAACGGGGATCTTATCCTTCGGAATTTCGGCGGTCAGGCAAAAAAGAGAACAGCATATGCCAAAAGCAGTACCGGAAAAATCATTATGACCGCTTTGATCGACGAAGCGCGCAGATATGAAGCGTCCGGGCTGATCAGACGGTACCCGCACCATGAGTTGTCAGGCGTCAACGTATCTGACGGCGCGCTTAGTTCCATTCATGTAATAGATCGCTATTCAAAGGAATGCTTGTCCTTTGAAGGCGTGACTATACTATGCACGGGCGGCTTGAACGGATTTTTTGAGGGCATGACCACGGGAACGACGCTAAATACCGGCAACGCCGCATCATTGGCTTTTACGGCGGGCGTGGCGTTTGCAAATCTGGAGTTTATTCAATACCATCCAACAACGGTGCAGATCTGCGATAAGCGAATGCTCATAAGCGAGGCGGCCCGCGGAGAGGGCGGAAGACTGTTTATCCTGAGAGATAATGCGCCATGGTATTTCATGGAAGAAAAATACCCCCAATTGGGTAATCTGATGCCGCGCGATGTGGTTTCCCGTGAAATTGTTGCAGTAAAGCAGGACCCGAAGTGTATGGGTGAAGTTTATCTCGATATGACAGGATTGCATGAATCCGTTTGGAGCGGGAAGCTGTCGGATCTAAGGGAGGAGATCATATCCTATTTGCATTTGGATCCGAAAACCGAGCCTGTACCCGTAAGCCCGGGCATACATTTCTTTATGGGCGGTATCCGGGTGAACGACAGACATGAAACAAATATTTCGGGCCTTTTGGCCGCAGGTGAAGCGGCGTGCAAGTATCACGGAGCAAACAGACTTGGCGGCAACTCCATGCTCGGCGCGATTTTCGGCGGACAAACGGCAGCGCAGGCAGCGATGCAAAACGCGAGAAATGCAGTTGTGAGCTCCGTTCGATCCGTTGCAGAAGAATCTTCACCGGCGCAGCGCGCAAAGCTGCGCGAGATTTTGTTGGGCGGGCTTGGCATTATCCGTACAACAGAGGAAATGACAAAGGCATATAATGAGATCTTGAAAATTTGCGAACAAAAAGGCATAAGCGGTATTGACAGAGCCCGCGCCATGCTGGGGCTTGCCATGCTCGGTTCGGCCATTGAACGCAGGGAGAG
This region of Clostridia bacterium genomic DNA includes:
- a CDS encoding pilus assembly protein PilX; amino-acid sequence: MRKLNVFLVIGIFATFLIHAITGGLKLAGADLDTPKAVSWICVGFIIMHVIVTVILTFQTLEARRKSSAGYFKDNILFWVRRISGFAVLIPLVMHIAIFRSSNADAYRLQVFTTGRMISQILLVATLALHILTNIRPLMISLGIRDTKSFAADFLLILSILLLLFAAAFAIYYLRWAAY
- a CDS encoding FAD-binding protein, which produces MNNDKTVNVVGAGLSGLSAAITLAKNRVKCNLISVQPSERAQSVLAEGGINAALDTMGENDTTEEHFADTMRGGVFLESESAVRNLTENAPAVVRELVRIGVPFQSKNGDLILRNFGGQAKKRTAYAKSSTGKIIMTALIDEARRYEASGLIRRYPHHELSGVNVSDGALSSIHVIDRYSKECLSFEGVTILCTGGLNGFFEGMTTGTTLNTGNAASLAFTAGVAFANLEFIQYHPTTVQICDKRMLISEAARGEGGRLFILRDNAPWYFMEEKYPQLGNLMPRDVVSREIVAVKQDPKCMGEVYLDMTGLHESVWSGKLSDLREEIISYLHLDPKTEPVPVSPGIHFFMGGIRVNDRHETNISGLLAAGEAACKYHGANRLGGNSMLGAIFGGQTAAQAAMQNARNAVVSSVRSVAEESSPAQRAKLREILLGGLGIIRTTEEMTKAYNEILKICEQKGISGIDRARAMLGLAMLGSAIERRESRGAHYRTDYPKPDDAYKKQSVAQYVDGKLRLSFDSADIRYGGDDL